GCTGATTGGCGTAAATGTGATGTTTTATCGTTGACCCTACGTGCGGTATAAGCTTTGATAGCCTTTATGTCTAATAAGAAACAGGGAAAATAATGGAACAGTTACGTGGACTTTATCCAGCGTATGAACCCTACGACAGTGGTTTATTAGACACCGGCGATGGGCATCAGATTTACTGGGAACTCTGTGGTAACCCTGAGGGCAAACCAGCGGTATTTATCCATGGTGGCCCAGGCGGGGGAATAGCACCTTATCATCGGCAATTGTTTAATCCGACAAAATATAAAGTGTTGCTGTTTGATCAACGTGGGTGCGGGCGTTCGAAACCCCACGCCAGCCTTGAAAATAACACCACGTGGCATTTAGTCGAAGATATCGAGCGGCTGCGAAAAATGGCCGGTGTAGATAAATGGCTGCTATTTGGTGGTTCATGGGGTTCCACACTGGCGCTGGCCTATGGAGAAACACACCCAGAGCGAGTCAGTGAAATGGTGTTGCGGGGTATCTTCACCCTGCGTAAAAAAGAGCTGCATTGGTACTATCAAGAGGGTGCTTCGCGTTTCTTCCCTGATAAATGGCAACGTATTTTATCCATTTTGTCGCCAGAAGAGCAGGGTGATGTTATCGCTGCTTATCGCAAACGACTGACATCACCAGATAAGGCGGTGCAGTTGGAGGCAGCAAAAATCTGGAGTCTGTGGGAGGGTGAAACCGTCACTTTATTGCCGACCAAAAGTTCAGCATCCTTCGGTGAAGATGATTTTGCATTGGCTTTTGCGCGCATTGAAAATCACTATTTTACCCATTTAGGTTTTTTAGATGATGATAATCAATTGCTAGATAACGTTACGCGTATTCGTCACATTCCTGCCGTGATCATTCATGGCCGATACGATATGGCTTGCCAGCCACAAAATGCGTGGGACTTAGCGCAAGCTTGGCCAGAGGCTGAATTGCACCTTGTTGAAGGGGCAGGGCATTCATTCGATGAGCCGGGGATTTTGCATCAGTTAATTCTTGCTACGGACAAGTTTGCTCGTAAATCCTAACCGCTTATTGATTTACGCCTGTAGTTTTACCTAACAGGCGTTTTATCATGACTTCATTTTAGGTTCATACGGCAAACGCGAGAACTTATTCGACTCGATTCGGTAATGGGCAAGCCGTTGTGAAAAGTACTCACACAGCTCTTCTGGTTGTTCGCGCGCGACCATTTCTGGAATAACAGGCATGTTGTAGCGTTCTTTAAATGCCACTCCTGACGCCGCTAAATCAACATTCATCTTGGCCATTTCTTCTCTAGAGAGCTCTGCCAGATTGTATCCCATCGTATTCTCCTGCTTACTTGTTTTGACTATGGCGCAAAAGGTAATGCAGTCGGCGGGTGTTGGCAAGTAGCGAATATAACGAAGTGAAATGTGATAATGGCATTCGACTCAGCGAGAATAATAATCATCTAACTTTTATTTTTATTATTTAATAAAAACTCCACTTAAATAAGAATCATTCTTTTTAGTATTTCAGTGTTAATGTAAATGATTCTTATAACAGTTAAGCTCATATGCTAGATTTATTAATCAAATTAAAAACAATGGCTTACATTATTTTGTTCTTTTCGATAATAATAATGTGAATAGGGTGTTCTTATTTTGTTTTTATCTTGGCATAATACAAGCATCAATCGTTGCTTACCTGCATTATAAAAAGAGAAGGGAATTATTATGTTGAAAACAGAAATGGCACAAAAGCTCAATGAGCAGCTGAATCTGGAATTTTACTCTGCGAATCTATATCTACAAATGAGTGCTTGGTGCAGCGATAAAGGCTTTGAAGGCGCGGCAGCATTTCTAAAAGAGCATTCTCAGGAAGAGATGCAGCACATGCAGCGTTTATTTGAGTACCTCAGCGGAACCGGCTCTATGCCTGTTTTAGGTACCATCAGTGCGCCGCCAATCGATTTTGCTTCATTGGCTGATGTCTTTAAATTGACCTACGAACATGAACAATTAATTACCACTCAAATCAATGAGCTTGCCCATGTCGCAATGACCACTCACGACTATTCAACTTTCAACTTCCTGCAATGGTATGTTGCTGAACAGCATGAAGAAGAAAAATTGTTCAAATCAATCTTGGATAAATTGGCTCTGGTTGGTAATAGTGGCAATTCATTGTTCTTCGTCGATAAAGACTTAAAAACAATGGCCGCCCAAAGCCATCCACAGGCTTAATTTCAGCGATTAGTATGGATTTGTGAGACATTCGCTGCAGCAATTGGTTACCTTGAAGGAACAGGTTGCTGCGGTGCTTTGTTTAGCCCCGCAATGCTAGTGGTAATGACCCCCTCCCATCATATTGTTTTCTCGCCATTTACATATTGTTTACCTTTGGTTTCTCGACTTGCAATAACTAAATCGTTATCATTTGCATTAACGTCAAACGGGTGAGTTTAGTTATCGTTCAACTATTGGTGATATTTCAATCATCAATCAGAAACTGGCGTTTTCTTTTGTGTCCTACCTCACAGGTAGTGCAATTGACTGGATTTGATAGGGGTTTGCTCTGCCAATATAGGATATGGTTGGTAGCAGACTGATTATTCTCCCCATCGATAAAGGGATACCATGTTTATTCGTAAAGTACGTTCTTCATGCCGCATGCTTTCGGCTCTTATCGTGCTATTTGTTGGGCTCTCTAGCCAACAAGCTCTTGCTCATGCACATTTAAAGATTGAATCTCCCGCCGCGGATACGACCATCGGCTCAGCCCCAGAAGCGCTGACGTTAGGGTTCTCGGAAGGAATAGAGTTGAATTTCAGTGGTGTAAAAGTCACCGGGCCAGATAATAGTGTCGTGAAAACAGGGGCACTGAAATTGGACCCAGCTAACAACACACAATTGATACTGCCTATCGATCACGCATTGACTGCGGGTAAATACAATGTTTCATGGCATGTAGTTTCGGTTGACGGCCAT
The window above is part of the Yersinia massiliensis genome. Proteins encoded here:
- the yobA gene encoding CopC domain-containing protein YobA; its protein translation is MFIRKVRSSCRMLSALIVLFVGLSSQQALAHAHLKIESPAADTTIGSAPEALTLGFSEGIELNFSGVKVTGPDNSVVKTGALKLDPANNTQLILPIDHALTAGKYNVSWHVVSVDGHKTKGTYSFTVK
- the ftnA gene encoding non-heme ferritin produces the protein MLKTEMAQKLNEQLNLEFYSANLYLQMSAWCSDKGFEGAAAFLKEHSQEEMQHMQRLFEYLSGTGSMPVLGTISAPPIDFASLADVFKLTYEHEQLITTQINELAHVAMTTHDYSTFNFLQWYVAEQHEEEKLFKSILDKLALVGNSGNSLFFVDKDLKTMAAQSHPQA
- a CDS encoding DNA polymerase III subunit theta — its product is MGYNLAELSREEMAKMNVDLAASGVAFKERYNMPVIPEMVAREQPEELCEYFSQRLAHYRIESNKFSRLPYEPKMKS
- the pip gene encoding prolyl aminopeptidase yields the protein MEQLRGLYPAYEPYDSGLLDTGDGHQIYWELCGNPEGKPAVFIHGGPGGGIAPYHRQLFNPTKYKVLLFDQRGCGRSKPHASLENNTTWHLVEDIERLRKMAGVDKWLLFGGSWGSTLALAYGETHPERVSEMVLRGIFTLRKKELHWYYQEGASRFFPDKWQRILSILSPEEQGDVIAAYRKRLTSPDKAVQLEAAKIWSLWEGETVTLLPTKSSASFGEDDFALAFARIENHYFTHLGFLDDDNQLLDNVTRIRHIPAVIIHGRYDMACQPQNAWDLAQAWPEAELHLVEGAGHSFDEPGILHQLILATDKFARKS